CGTTGAGATCTAAAATATTTTCTTAGTTCTTTACGTTGCCTTTTTGCTTCCATAGGATCTATAGCGGTGTACGTTTCTTGTACCGTAGTACCTTGTAATAAGGTTATAGAATTCACCTCGTTTGCTGCAGTATATTTTTGTAAACTAGTTTGATAGTTCGGATTTTGATCCGCTAACAAAGCTACTGATTGCTGTGCCATTCCTATAAAACCAACAAATGTAATAAGGACGACTGTTAAAATTTTGGTTTTCATTGTATCTGTTTTTATATTGATAATAGTCCAAATACTGTGCCAATACTTACAAAAGGATATGGTTTTTTTTAGGCAATTAATATTTTAAAACTTATAGCTATATCCCAATCGTATTACTTGCGATTCTGAATAATTGGCACTTGTATAACTAAATACATCTCCAGTAATTTCTGTTTTTACTACCATAGTATTTAAAAGGTCGGTTGCATTTAAGAAAATTTCTCCCTTGCCTTTTTGTATGTTCTTTTTAATACCAAAATCTAAAGAAAATCGAGACTTTATTTTTCCTTGCGGAATAATATCAGCTGCTAAATATACTGCACTCAATTGTGCGTTTACTTTATTAGAAAGTTGTAGGGTGTTATTTATTTTTAAACTCCCTGAAGCAATGGCTTGTTGGGCGGCAAAAAAGGTATTGGGTTTTGGGTATAAATTTTCAACTGAAAAAGCATTAATTTGATTTCGATAAAGGTTTCCATTAATATTCATAGAGTACCAATCTGTAAGATCTTGTTCGTAAACCATTTCTAAGCCTGAGTTATAACTTTTTCCTGCATTTTGAAAAATGGCGTAAAGTATATTACTTGTACCATCTGTAGAAGAAATTCTAGTAATAGTACCATCTGCAAAACGATGATATAAGGCTGTATACAAGCTTCCTTTTTTCCAATTGGTTTTATAACCTAATTCAATAAGGTTGGTAAATTGCGGACGCAATCCTGGGTTTCCTACTTTAATCAATTCTGCATCATCATATTTTGGGAAAATACGGATATCTACTTCATTTGGTCTGTCTACACGACGATTGTAAAACAAAGAAACCTTATTGTTTTCATTCATTTTATAGGCAAATCGCATATTTGGGAAAGGTTCTGTATAATTGTATCCGTCGCTAGAGTATGTGTTGTGATCTGGATTTACAAGGTAATTTAAATCGACATATTCTAAACGCAAGCCAATTTCTGCTTCATATTTTTCGTTTTCAAAACTATAATTTCCATACACAGCAGGAATTAATTCTTTGTATTCTGCCCAACCACCAGCACCTGCATCAATTGGTGAGTTTTGTCCTTGAAAAAAATCCATATTAATAGGTATGTTTCGTTTTCTTAGTTTAATTCCGGTTTCGAACTTACCATGTTTTAGCGGTTTTATATAATCAATATTAAAATCATAAACTTGTTCATCAGAAAGCAATACAAAAGAGTCTAAACCTGTAAAAGTGGGACGTATGTTTTCGAAAAAATATTTTTCATCTTCTCTATGAAACGTGTAGTTAAAACCGATGTTTAATAAACGGCCTGCTTCTTCAAATTTATGCTGATAACTGGCAGTTGCCATAATGGTTGTTTTAACTTCATCTTCTAAAAACCTCCATAAATACAAGCGTTCATTGTTTTTATCAACAAAAGGTTCATCGCCATTATCAATAATAACTTCACTTCCAAATAACCCAGAAATTGTTAAAGAATTCTGGTCATCGATACTCCAATCTAAACCAGATTTTAGAGTTGTAAATTTAGTATCTCTATTCCTTTTGGTTTGTCTGTTAATAATTGTGCCATCATCATAAACCCGATTAACAAATTCATTTTTATTCAAGGTTTCTGTGTACAAATAATCGCCTTGAAAAAATAGATTTACCTTATTTTTTCTATAATTAAGCGATAAAGACGGATTAATTTTTGGTGTAAACGTGTACTGTGGTCTAATGTCTGGTAAATTTGCTTTGCGCTCCCATAACGATCCTAGACCGCCTGTAAAACCAACTTTACCATTAAAACCTTGTACTTTATTTTTCTTGAAAATAATATTGATGATTCCTGCATTTCCATTGGCGTCATATTTTGCTGAAGGATTGTTAATAATTTCAATTTTTTCTATAGCTGAAGCTGGAATATTATCCAACCCAGTTTGATTTCCAAAACCAGTTAAGGCAGTTTGTTTGCCATCAATTAGTACGGTAACCTTATCATTACCTCTTAATTGTACTTTTCCTTCTTGCAGTGTAACACTCGGTAGATTTTGCATTGCTTGTAAAACAGAGCCTCCATTCTGACTAATATTGTCTTTTAAAGAATAGGTTTTCTTATCCATTTTAGAGCTAATTTCATCTTGTGCAGATGTTACCACAATTTCATCAAGAGAAATACTATCCTCTGAAAGTTCAATGGTTTTAATGTCTAAAAATTTAGAAAGACGACCTACATAAATAGTTTGTGCTTTGGTTTTAAACCCAATAATAGACACTTCTAAAATGTAGTTTCCGGGTTTTATATTATCAATACTAAAACGCCCTAGATCATTGGTTGCAGTACCGGTAATAAAAGCATTTTCTTTTACAGTCTTTAACAGAATATTTGCATAAGGAATGGTTTGTTGTGTTTCTTTTTCTTTTACAATTCCAGAAATGGTAATATCCATTTGAGAAAAAAGTTGGGAAGAAAAAAAGCTAATAACAAGAAGTAAAATGACTTTTCTAAACATTTATTTTTTTATGCAATATTAATTATAAATTCTTTAGATGAGATTTATTAATTAACATAAATCGTATTGCTTATAATATATGCATTGATCTTTTTTTTTTAAATAAAAGTGTAATTGTAATGGTTGAAAATGAATCTCTTATGAAGCCAATAAAAATTTACTGCCTTTGTGGTGTTTCTACATTATTTACCTTCAAAACCTTTATTTAAAAAATGTTTTTACCACGTCGCTTTTTCTAAAGCTTTAAATATTTACTTGTATTTAAAAAGGTTTTAAGACTTACTTTATTAGTGTTGTGTTTTAGTTTTATAATAATTTTATAGAAAATCGAATAAAAAGTAATTTATCATCCGCTTTTTTTGCGGATTAACCTTTAAATATACATTATTATCCGTTTTATATACATAGAGAAGATTGTCTTATCTCTGTAACTTTGCATAGAAAATAATAAAATATATACTATTATGAAAAAATCATATTTGACTATAATTGCAAGAATTGTTGTAAAAGAAGAGCATAGAGCCTTTGTGAAAGCTGAATTATTAAAGTTATTAGATGTAACAAGAGCTGAAGAAGGTAATATTAGTTATGACTTACATCAAGATAATGAAAATCCAAATTTATTTTTATTCCATGAAAAATGGATAAACCGCGAGTTGTGGCAAAAACATATGGGTAATAAATATTTAGCTCATTATTTAAAAGTAACAGAAGGTAAAGTTGATGAGTTCATTCTAAATGAAATGACAGAAATAGTCAATTAGATAAAAAACGCATCTTAAAAAAAAGAAAATAGGTAGACCTTAGATCAAATTAATTAAGTTATTAGATGAATTAATTTAGGACAATATGTACCATAAATAGTATTTTTTTATACCAAGGACTATTTATGATGTTATAAGATCTTTGTAACTATAAATTAAAGAAAATAACATGAAAAAAGTAAACATAGGAAAAACAGATTTAGAAGTATCTCGCATAAATTTTGGTGGTAATGTTTTTGGTTGGACTTTAGACGAAAAACAATCTTTCGATATTTTAGATGCTTTTACAGGAGCAGGATTCAATTTTATAGATACAGCAGATACTTACAGTTGGTGGGTAAATGGTGTTGGAGGACAATCTGAAGAGATTATAGGTAAATGGATGAAAGCACGTGGAAACAGAGACCAAATAGTTGTTGCAACAAAGGTAGGTTCAGAAACCAAAGAACACCCCAATGATATTAGTAAAAAACACATTTTAAAATCGGTTGACGAGTCTTTAAAACGTCTTAAAACTGATTATATTGATTTGTATTACACGCATTTTGATGATAACGTAACTCCTGTTGAAGAAACTTTATCTGCTTATGACGAAGTTATAAAAGCAGGAAAAGTGCGTCATATTGCTGCTTCAAATTTATCACCAGAACGTTTATTAGAGTCTTTTAAAGTTTCCGAAGAAAACAACCTACCTAAATATGTAGCTTTACAACCTCATTATAATTTGGTAGAACGTGAAAATTATGAATCTAAATATGCAGATATTGTAGATAAATATGGATTAAGTGTAATGACGTATTATTCTTTAGCAAGCGGATTTTTAACTGGTAAATATAGGTCAGAATCTGATTTAGGTAAAAGTGTACGAGGTGAAGGAGCAAAACAGTATTTAAATACAAAAGGGTTGGCTATTATCAACGCATTAGATACTATATCAGCAAAACATAGTAGCAAACCAGCAACGGTGGCTTTGGCTTGGTTATTAGCACAACCGCATATTGCTGCGCCAATTGTAAGTGCTACAAGTGAACACCAGTTACAAACTTTATTTGATGCCCCAAAATTGAATTTGGATGCTGAAGATTTAGGTTTATTGGAGGAAGCTAGTAAATAATTAGATATTTTAAAGTAAATGGACTTAAAAATAAAAGGTAAAGTGGCATTAATTAGCGGTTCTACTGCTGGTATAGGCTATGCAACTGCAGAACGTTTTTTAAACGAAGGCGCTACGGTTATTATTAACGGTAGAACAAAAGATAGAGTAAATACTGCTGTAGCTCGGTTAAAAGCAAGTACTAAAAACAATAATGTTTCTGGTGTTGTTGCCGATTTTTCTAAGGTAGCCGATATTAATAGACTACTAAAAGAAGTGCCAGAAGTAGATGTTTTGGTAAACAATACGGGTATTTTTGAACCTAAGGCCTTTGCCGATATTAACGATGAAGATTGGTATCACTTTTTTGAAGTGAATGTAATGAGTGGTATTCGTTTAGCACGACACTATTTCCCTAAAATGTTGAAGAAAAATTGGGGGCGAATCATCTTTATTTCTAGTGAATCTGCTGTATTTATTCCAGATGAAATGATTCATTATGGAATGACAAAAACCGCACAATTAGCAATTAGTAGAGGCTTAGCAGAATTAACAAAAGGCACAAATGTTACCGTTAATTCTATTTTACCTGGTCCAACAAAATCTGAAGGTGTAACGGGGTTTATTAAAGATTTAGCAAAAGCAGAAGGTATATCCGAAGAAAAGGTTGAAACAGATTTCTTTAAAAATATGCGTCCAACTTCTCTATTAGAGCGTTTTGCTTCTGTAGATGAGATTGCAAATACTATTGTATATTATTCTAGTGATTTAGCTTCTGCGACTAATGGAGCGGCTATTAGGGTAGAAGGAGGGTTAATTCGTTCTATACTATAAAATCATTGTTTTAAGTAAAAACAAATAGGGATTAGAATTTAAATTCTAATCCCTATTTTTGAATAAATCAAAATACCTTTAATGTTAAAATATATTCAGAAACACTTCATTTTATCAATATCAGTAAGCATCATATTTGCGTGTACTTTGATTGTGTTTTTTGCTACGGAAGCTAGTTATAATGCTATTAAATTGCTTCTTTATGGGTAAGAAACTATTTTGGGTACTTTTATCTGTATTTAGGTTTTGGTTGTGTTTTGGCATTATTGGTAATTGCTTTTTCAAAATATGGACGAATAAAACTCGGAAAATCATCGTCTAAACCAGAATATTCTTTATGGTCTTGGACTGCTATGTTATATAGTGCAGGAATGGGATCTGGGATTTTATTAAGAGCAGTGAAAGAGCCTGTTTTTATGCAACAAAATCCGCCTTTTACTTCTGGTTTATCTGCACAAACCGTCGCTTTAGAGTTTACGTTTTATCAATGGGGGTTTACAGCTTGGGCGTTTTATGGACTTTTTGCAGTAATTGTTGGTTATGCATTACACGTTAAGAAAAAGGAGGTAAAAATTAGTGCGACTATAGAAGACGATGTTAAAAGCAAGACCTTAAAAAACAGTGTAGATGTTATAACTATTATAACGACTGTCTTTGGTTTAGTGGCTGCAATCGGATTAGGAACAACGCAGATTAATGGTGGTTTAAATCATATTTCAAACCAAGATTTTGGACTAATAACTACAATTTTGCTATGTGTGTTTATTTCTACTGTGGCTTGTTATTCTGCTTGGCAAGGTGTTAATAAAGGAATTAAAATATTCTCGAACCTAAATATCATTGTCACTTTTGCCATCTTATTGTTTATCTTTTTTACTAGTGATGTAAAACAAATATTAATAGCATTTTTTACGTCTACATATCATTATATAATCGATTTTGTACCCATGAGTTTAGCGCTTGGCGATTATAATCCTGGTTTAGAATTCTTAACCGGTTGGACCTTTTACTATTGGGCATTTTGGTTAGCATGGGCACCATTTACGGGTATATTTATTGCGCGTATTTCTAAAGGTCGTACCATTAGA
The nucleotide sequence above comes from Polaribacter butkevichii. Encoded proteins:
- a CDS encoding SDR family NAD(P)-dependent oxidoreductase; the encoded protein is MDLKIKGKVALISGSTAGIGYATAERFLNEGATVIINGRTKDRVNTAVARLKASTKNNNVSGVVADFSKVADINRLLKEVPEVDVLVNNTGIFEPKAFADINDEDWYHFFEVNVMSGIRLARHYFPKMLKKNWGRIIFISSESAVFIPDEMIHYGMTKTAQLAISRGLAELTKGTNVTVNSILPGPTKSEGVTGFIKDLAKAEGISEEKVETDFFKNMRPTSLLERFASVDEIANTIVYYSSDLASATNGAAIRVEGGLIRSIL
- a CDS encoding BCCT family transporter, with the translated sequence MALLVIAFSKYGRIKLGKSSSKPEYSLWSWTAMLYSAGMGSGILLRAVKEPVFMQQNPPFTSGLSAQTVALEFTFYQWGFTAWAFYGLFAVIVGYALHVKKKEVKISATIEDDVKSKTLKNSVDVITIITTVFGLVAAIGLGTTQINGGLNHISNQDFGLITTILLCVFISTVACYSAWQGVNKGIKIFSNLNIIVTFAILLFIFFTSDVKQILIAFFTSTYHYIIDFVPMSLALGDYNPGLEFLTGWTFYYWAFWLAWAPFTGIFIARISKGRTIRQLLLGVLIIPSLGTFFWFSVFGTSAFQLIEHWGTYNNEFSNVFSSIFVFFEHYPFATFLNITSIILLISFLITSVDSAVFVLSMFTDKGAKNPSKAHRVIWSIFILLATIALVLLGNIKADINVLEAVQRLLIITSLPFSFFIIVMLIIFVKDLRENKAIPRKIKQ
- a CDS encoding putative quinol monooxygenase — protein: MKKSYLTIIARIVVKEEHRAFVKAELLKLLDVTRAEEGNISYDLHQDNENPNLFLFHEKWINRELWQKHMGNKYLAHYLKVTEGKVDEFILNEMTEIVN
- a CDS encoding aldo/keto reductase, with amino-acid sequence MKKVNIGKTDLEVSRINFGGNVFGWTLDEKQSFDILDAFTGAGFNFIDTADTYSWWVNGVGGQSEEIIGKWMKARGNRDQIVVATKVGSETKEHPNDISKKHILKSVDESLKRLKTDYIDLYYTHFDDNVTPVEETLSAYDEVIKAGKVRHIAASNLSPERLLESFKVSEENNLPKYVALQPHYNLVERENYESKYADIVDKYGLSVMTYYSLASGFLTGKYRSESDLGKSVRGEGAKQYLNTKGLAIINALDTISAKHSSKPATVALAWLLAQPHIAAPIVSATSEHQLQTLFDAPKLNLDAEDLGLLEEASK
- a CDS encoding outer membrane beta-barrel protein, whose translation is MDITISGIVKEKETQQTIPYANILLKTVKENAFITGTATNDLGRFSIDNIKPGNYILEVSIIGFKTKAQTIYVGRLSKFLDIKTIELSEDSISLDEIVVTSAQDEISSKMDKKTYSLKDNISQNGGSVLQAMQNLPSVTLQEGKVQLRGNDKVTVLIDGKQTALTGFGNQTGLDNIPASAIEKIEIINNPSAKYDANGNAGIINIIFKKNKVQGFNGKVGFTGGLGSLWERKANLPDIRPQYTFTPKINPSLSLNYRKNKVNLFFQGDYLYTETLNKNEFVNRVYDDGTIINRQTKRNRDTKFTTLKSGLDWSIDDQNSLTISGLFGSEVIIDNGDEPFVDKNNERLYLWRFLEDEVKTTIMATASYQHKFEEAGRLLNIGFNYTFHREDEKYFFENIRPTFTGLDSFVLLSDEQVYDFNIDYIKPLKHGKFETGIKLRKRNIPINMDFFQGQNSPIDAGAGGWAEYKELIPAVYGNYSFENEKYEAEIGLRLEYVDLNYLVNPDHNTYSSDGYNYTEPFPNMRFAYKMNENNKVSLFYNRRVDRPNEVDIRIFPKYDDAELIKVGNPGLRPQFTNLIELGYKTNWKKGSLYTALYHRFADGTITRISSTDGTSNILYAIFQNAGKSYNSGLEMVYEQDLTDWYSMNINGNLYRNQINAFSVENLYPKPNTFFAAQQAIASGSLKINNTLQLSNKVNAQLSAVYLAADIIPQGKIKSRFSLDFGIKKNIQKGKGEIFLNATDLLNTMVVKTEITGDVFSYTSANYSESQVIRLGYSYKF